The proteins below come from a single Caulobacter flavus genomic window:
- a CDS encoding helix-turn-helix domain-containing protein translates to MKEQETRQSLDRHIGALLRGHRRAREVSQHDLAAAIGLTFQQIQKYECGENRISASKLVEMARILQVPLMAFFTGLETDQGDDLLARFCQVDGATGFMQAALRMPPAVRAEIFRLAASWTEQP, encoded by the coding sequence ATGAAGGAGCAGGAGACCAGACAGTCCCTGGATCGCCATATCGGCGCTCTGCTGCGCGGCCATCGCCGGGCAAGGGAGGTTTCCCAGCACGACCTGGCCGCAGCGATCGGCCTGACCTTCCAGCAGATCCAGAAGTACGAGTGCGGGGAAAACCGGATCAGTGCCTCCAAGCTGGTGGAAATGGCGCGGATCCTGCAGGTTCCGCTCATGGCCTTCTTCACCGGGCTGGAAACCGACCAGGGCGACGACCTTCTGGCGCGCTTTTGCCAGGTCGACGGGGCGACCGGCTTCATGCAAGCAGCGCTTCGAATGCCGCCGGCTGTTCGGGCGGAAATCTTCCGCCTCGCCGCGTCCTGGACAGAACAGCCGTGA
- a CDS encoding ABC transporter permease: MSMAPLALRLAARELRSGVRGFRIFLACLALGVAAIAAAGSTAQAFRQGLASQAREILGGDLSFSIENREFTPKERAAFDRLGTTTYTAGARAMAQAPDGGRRLVSLRGVDANYPLAGAVRIEGAPNLVAALADSGGLPGAVVEPALLDRLGLRIGDRFEAGTLDLVITGRLLGEPDGLSRGFSLGPRVMVRRDVLERSGLLDSGGLSNQAVRVALPVGQDPRATGKAVQAALPDSHLRMRDRLDAAPGAKRLIDQLEYFLGFIGLASLVAGGLGVAGAVSAYLSSRERAIAVLKALGADGALIRNLHLIQIGVLACLGVGIGLVIGALVPLLLGRLAGAALPIPALFKVYPWPLAKAGLFGLLAAAAFSLVPLARARITPPSALFRRSPAARLPLSLETLGAALAGLGLAALAVATAPTPLAAAIMIAGVAVAFAVLAALGRTAAYLAGKTRRLTRGAVRLGLANLAGPGSAARTASPAIGLGVALLSCVVLIQSALLAQVSDVAPRTAPAMVFTEIPADQAAAFDQAVAREAGPLGPDAYLRMPFVTGRIAALKGAPVKIETIKPGERWAFDNDISLSVFAQEPAGAGVVEGGWWPKDYRGPPLVAMNIEVAQAGGLKLGDAITIDVLGRQIEARIAVLRKVDFGGFGPNFALILDPAALEGAALRSVAIARVDKVREARLTRALGRGFPGVNVISVREQLEAAASLFDRLALAVRGAAGVAGLAGLLVLAGAIAAGARARAREAATLKVLGATKLQILAAYAIEYGAVGLIAGAAGVLLGFAAAWPVVVKVFKATWSVDWDGILVLMLGSGGLAMAGGLIAAALALSQRPAPVLRRD; this comes from the coding sequence CTGAGCATGGCCCCGCTCGCCTTGCGCCTGGCCGCCCGCGAACTGCGTTCGGGCGTGCGCGGCTTTCGCATCTTTCTGGCCTGCCTGGCTCTGGGGGTCGCCGCCATCGCCGCGGCCGGCTCGACGGCTCAGGCCTTCCGTCAGGGACTGGCGTCCCAGGCGCGCGAGATCCTCGGCGGGGACCTGTCGTTCTCGATCGAGAACCGCGAGTTCACGCCCAAGGAGCGCGCGGCGTTCGATCGTCTCGGAACGACCACCTACACCGCCGGGGCCCGGGCGATGGCCCAGGCCCCCGATGGCGGCCGTCGTCTCGTGAGCCTGCGCGGCGTGGACGCCAACTACCCGCTGGCCGGCGCGGTCAGGATCGAAGGCGCGCCCAATCTGGTCGCGGCCCTGGCCGATAGCGGCGGCCTGCCCGGCGCCGTGGTCGAGCCGGCCCTCCTCGATCGGCTCGGCCTGAGGATCGGCGACCGGTTCGAGGCCGGAACGTTGGATCTGGTCATCACGGGCCGGTTGCTGGGCGAGCCCGACGGCTTGTCACGGGGGTTTTCCCTGGGTCCGCGGGTGATGGTGCGTCGGGACGTCCTGGAGCGTTCGGGGCTATTGGACTCGGGCGGTCTGTCCAATCAGGCCGTGCGCGTGGCTCTTCCCGTCGGCCAGGATCCCAGAGCGACCGGCAAGGCGGTCCAGGCGGCCCTTCCCGACAGCCACCTGCGCATGCGCGATCGCCTCGACGCCGCCCCTGGCGCCAAGCGGCTGATCGATCAGCTCGAGTATTTCCTGGGCTTCATCGGCCTGGCCTCGCTGGTGGCCGGCGGCCTGGGCGTCGCCGGCGCGGTTTCGGCCTACCTGTCTTCCCGCGAGCGAGCGATCGCCGTGCTCAAGGCGCTGGGCGCCGACGGCGCCCTTATCCGAAACCTGCACCTCATCCAGATCGGCGTGCTCGCCTGTCTGGGCGTAGGCATCGGCCTGGTGATCGGGGCGCTCGTCCCGCTGCTGCTTGGCAGGCTCGCCGGCGCGGCCCTGCCGATCCCGGCCCTGTTCAAAGTCTATCCCTGGCCCCTGGCCAAGGCGGGCCTGTTCGGGCTCCTGGCGGCGGCGGCGTTCTCGCTGGTTCCCCTGGCCCGCGCCCGCATCACGCCGCCCTCGGCGCTTTTTCGCCGCAGCCCCGCCGCGCGCCTGCCGCTCAGCCTGGAGACCCTGGGCGCCGCGCTGGCCGGACTTGGCCTGGCGGCCCTGGCCGTAGCCACGGCGCCGACGCCGCTGGCCGCAGCGATCATGATCGCCGGCGTGGCCGTGGCTTTCGCCGTATTGGCCGCGCTTGGCCGCACGGCCGCCTACCTCGCCGGCAAAACCCGCCGGCTGACCCGCGGCGCTGTCCGGCTCGGCCTGGCCAACCTGGCCGGTCCAGGCTCGGCGGCGCGCACCGCCAGCCCGGCCATCGGGCTTGGCGTAGCGCTGCTGTCCTGCGTCGTGCTCATCCAGTCGGCCCTGCTGGCTCAGGTCAGCGACGTGGCGCCCAGGACAGCGCCGGCCATGGTGTTCACCGAAATTCCCGCCGATCAGGCCGCCGCCTTCGACCAGGCGGTCGCTCGGGAAGCTGGCCCGCTCGGACCCGACGCCTATCTGCGCATGCCGTTCGTCACCGGCCGCATAGCCGCCCTCAAGGGCGCGCCGGTGAAGATCGAAACCATCAAGCCTGGCGAGCGCTGGGCCTTCGACAACGACATCAGCCTGTCGGTGTTCGCGCAAGAGCCGGCCGGGGCCGGCGTGGTCGAAGGCGGCTGGTGGCCCAAGGATTATCGGGGGCCTCCGCTGGTGGCGATGAACATCGAGGTGGCCCAGGCCGGCGGCCTGAAGCTCGGCGACGCCATCACCATCGACGTGCTCGGACGGCAGATCGAGGCGCGGATCGCGGTCCTGCGCAAGGTCGACTTTGGCGGCTTTGGGCCCAACTTCGCCTTGATCCTCGACCCCGCCGCACTCGAAGGCGCGGCCCTGCGCAGCGTCGCCATCGCCCGCGTCGACAAAGTCCGCGAGGCCAGGCTGACCCGCGCCCTGGGAAGAGGCTTTCCGGGCGTCAACGTCATCAGCGTCCGCGAGCAGCTTGAGGCCGCCGCGTCCCTGTTCGACCGCCTGGCGTTGGCGGTGCGTGGCGCTGCGGGCGTGGCCGGACTGGCCGGCCTGCTGGTGCTGGCCGGGGCGATCGCCGCCGGCGCCCGAGCCCGGGCGCGCGAGGCCGCGACGCTCAAGGTGCTCGGCGCGACGAAGCTTCAGATCCTCGCCGCCTACGCCATCGAGTATGGCGCGGTCGGCCTCATCGCCGGCGCCGCCGGCGTGCTACTCGGCTTCGCCGCCGCCTGGCCGGTGGTCGTCAAGGTGTTCAAAGCGACCTGGAGCGTCGACTGGGACGGGATCCTCGTCCTGATGCTTGGCAGCGGGGGCCTTGCGATGGCGGGCGGCCTGATCGCGGCAGCCTTGGCGCTGTCGCAGAGACCTGCGCCCGTCCTGCGTCGCGACTAG
- a CDS encoding ABC transporter ATP-binding protein translates to MNDDAQPAAQLVLDAVTLTLPAAAGPVEILRGVVLVVSAAERVAIIGPSGSGKSSLIAVGAGLEAPTTGAVRLFGQDLSRLDEDGRARLRRGRAALVFQSFHLLPNMTAEENVATPLEIAGASGALATARGWLERVGLGKRLGHYPHQLSGGEQQRVALARALAARPALLFADEPTGNLDGVTAAAVADLMFDLVAEVGAALVMVTHDPVLAERADRIVRMADGRVLA, encoded by the coding sequence ATGAACGACGACGCCCAGCCCGCAGCGCAACTCGTGCTCGACGCCGTCACCCTGACCCTTCCCGCCGCCGCCGGCCCCGTCGAGATCCTGCGCGGGGTGGTTCTTGTCGTCTCTGCGGCCGAACGCGTAGCGATCATCGGCCCATCGGGCTCGGGCAAGTCCTCGCTGATTGCCGTCGGCGCCGGCCTCGAAGCGCCGACCACCGGGGCGGTGCGGCTGTTTGGCCAGGATCTTTCGCGGCTGGACGAAGACGGTCGGGCCCGGCTTCGCCGCGGCCGGGCCGCGCTGGTCTTCCAGTCCTTCCACCTTCTGCCCAACATGACCGCCGAGGAGAATGTCGCCACGCCCCTGGAGATCGCTGGAGCATCCGGAGCGCTCGCCACCGCGCGCGGCTGGCTGGAGCGCGTGGGGCTTGGCAAGCGGCTTGGCCACTACCCCCACCAGCTGTCGGGCGGGGAACAGCAGCGCGTGGCCCTGGCCCGCGCCCTGGCCGCCCGCCCCGCCCTGCTCTTCGCCGACGAGCCGACCGGTAATCTCGACGGCGTCACGGCGGCCGCCGTCGCCGACCTGATGTTCGACCTTGTCGCCGAGGTTGGAGCGGCTCTGGTCATGGTCACCCATGACCCGGTGCTCGCCGAGCGCGCGGATCGGATCGTCCGCATGGCCGACGGCCGGGTCCTCGCCTGA
- a CDS encoding arylesterase — protein sequence MVKSASRLLSRRRLLASLVLVSQGAAAPKPPVVTVLGDSITAGLGLPVREAMPAQLQAALARLGVVATVRAAGVSGDTSGGGLARVGFSVAADTAVCVVALGGNDLLQGVEPAQTKANLRGILQKLKARGVGTVLVGVAAPASIGAAYAREFNALYPDLAKTFGTPLLANILEGVRGNPALMQRDGVHPNAAGARKVAEGLAPLVARALRARKRA from the coding sequence ATGGTCAAGTCCGCATCACGCCTTTTGTCCCGCCGCCGCCTGCTGGCTAGTCTTGTGCTCGTGTCGCAGGGGGCCGCCGCGCCCAAGCCGCCGGTGGTCACCGTGCTGGGGGATTCGATCACCGCAGGACTGGGCCTTCCGGTCCGCGAGGCCATGCCGGCCCAGCTTCAGGCGGCGCTGGCGCGCCTGGGCGTTGTGGCCACGGTGCGCGCGGCCGGCGTCTCGGGCGACACCAGCGGCGGGGGACTGGCGCGGGTAGGGTTCAGCGTCGCGGCAGACACGGCCGTCTGCGTTGTGGCGCTGGGCGGCAACGACCTGCTTCAAGGCGTCGAGCCCGCCCAGACCAAGGCCAACCTCCGCGGCATCCTGCAGAAGCTCAAGGCGCGGGGCGTCGGAACGGTCCTGGTCGGGGTGGCCGCTCCGGCGAGCATCGGCGCGGCCTACGCTCGCGAGTTCAACGCCCTCTATCCGGACTTGGCCAAGACGTTTGGGACGCCGTTGCTGGCCAACATCCTGGAGGGCGTGCGCGGAAACCCGGCCTTGATGCAGCGCGATGGCGTTCATCCCAATGCCGCTGGGGCGAGGAAGGTCGCCGAGGGGCTCGCGCCGCTGGTCGCCCGGGCGCTGAGGGCGCGCAAGCGGGCCTAA
- a CDS encoding DUF3313 family protein, producing MKQVAVLLAAASLTGCATHGAPSGALSSYDGLQKQEGSMRTGVSQRIDQTRLRGVRSVSLPPAVLADTPSTRWLSAEERRNLLAEIDAQICFELSERYEITAHGGAADAHVRAVVTRVSPTGRAASALSAASGFLIPGPVGLRVPGTIGGLGAEAEMILADGVQASALIWNRNATPIGTDKPSMSRIGDAMQFAEPFGDAVASTMAKDKPRIKNTQGDPCARHGPRLRAANWLAGAATGLYVPPGARKAGDEDKRGAKQ from the coding sequence ATGAAACAGGTTGCGGTACTTCTGGCGGCGGCGAGCCTGACGGGCTGCGCCACCCACGGCGCGCCGTCAGGCGCACTTTCCAGCTACGATGGTCTGCAAAAGCAGGAAGGATCCATGCGTACGGGCGTTTCTCAGCGCATCGACCAAACACGGCTGCGCGGTGTCAGGTCGGTGTCGCTTCCGCCCGCCGTGCTGGCTGACACGCCCTCCACCCGCTGGCTATCCGCAGAGGAGAGGCGCAACCTCCTTGCCGAGATCGACGCCCAGATCTGTTTCGAACTTTCCGAACGCTACGAAATCACTGCGCACGGCGGGGCGGCCGACGCTCATGTCCGCGCCGTCGTCACGCGCGTGAGCCCTACCGGAAGGGCAGCCTCTGCGCTTTCGGCCGCCAGCGGTTTCCTGATCCCGGGACCTGTCGGGCTTCGCGTTCCTGGGACGATCGGCGGGCTTGGCGCCGAAGCCGAAATGATCCTTGCGGACGGGGTGCAGGCCTCGGCCCTGATCTGGAACCGTAACGCCACGCCGATCGGAACGGACAAGCCGTCCATGAGCAGGATCGGCGACGCCATGCAGTTCGCCGAGCCCTTTGGCGACGCCGTGGCCTCGACGATGGCCAAGGACAAACCGCGGATCAAAAACACACAAGGCGACCCCTGCGCCAGGCACGGCCCGCGTCTGAGGGCGGCCAACTGGCTCGCCGGCGCCGCCACCGGGCTCTACGTCCCGCCCGGCGCACGCAAGGCCGGCGACGAGGACAAGCGCGGCGCCAAGCAATGA
- a CDS encoding 3'-5' exonuclease, whose product MDDDELESLAARLEASGRYRVLRRLDRVEVSEGDLAAARLGVYLDLETTGLDATRDEIIEAALVPFRYDEAGRLLEVGEPFCGFREPSRPIPPEVTRLTGITDEMVAGHTLDPDALARFIAPAAVIVAHNAGFDRAFAERYCQAFQAKPWACSLSQVDWKAQGFEGAKLTYLAAQSGFFYTGHRARHDCEAALQILGRPLPSGETALAAMLAQARRTTWRIWAEHAPFAMKDALKARGYRWNGEAGTAPRAWWIEVDAEARDAEVAYLQAEIYQASIEPLMRRVTAYERFSDRL is encoded by the coding sequence TTGGACGACGATGAACTGGAAAGTCTAGCTGCACGGCTTGAAGCGAGTGGACGCTATCGGGTCCTGCGCCGGCTGGACCGTGTCGAGGTTTCGGAAGGCGACCTGGCCGCCGCCAGGCTGGGCGTCTATCTCGACCTGGAGACCACCGGGTTGGACGCCACGCGCGACGAGATCATCGAGGCGGCCCTGGTGCCGTTCCGCTATGACGAGGCTGGCCGCCTGCTGGAGGTGGGAGAGCCGTTCTGCGGCTTTCGGGAGCCTTCCCGGCCGATCCCGCCGGAGGTGACGCGCCTGACCGGCATCACCGACGAGATGGTGGCCGGTCATACGCTGGACCCAGACGCCCTGGCGCGCTTCATCGCGCCGGCCGCGGTGATCGTCGCCCACAACGCCGGCTTCGACCGGGCTTTCGCCGAGCGCTACTGCCAGGCCTTCCAGGCCAAGCCCTGGGCCTGCTCGCTGAGTCAGGTCGACTGGAAGGCGCAAGGCTTCGAGGGCGCCAAGCTTACCTATCTGGCCGCCCAGAGCGGCTTCTTCTACACGGGCCACCGGGCGCGCCACGACTGCGAGGCCGCGCTGCAGATACTGGGGCGGCCGCTGCCGAGCGGAGAGACGGCGCTGGCGGCCATGCTGGCCCAGGCCCGGCGCACCACCTGGCGGATTTGGGCCGAGCACGCGCCCTTTGCCATGAAGGACGCGCTGAAGGCGCGGGGCTATCGTTGGAACGGAGAGGCGGGGACCGCGCCCCGCGCCTGGTGGATCGAGGTCGACGCCGAAGCCCGCGACGCCGAGGTCGCCTACTTGCAGGCGGAAATCTATCAAGCCTCGATCGAGCCGTTGATGCGTCGGGTTACCGCCTACGAGCGTTTTTCCGACCGGCTCTGA
- a CDS encoding MmcQ/YjbR family DNA-binding protein yields MTPEAFSTLAGRLGAAVKVKPVLDTIQFRVGARGFATLGWPEKGRAVVKLSLKDQAAALALSDAVRIDQSRPRNSGLTLIWLERIDEDAMAYILTAAFSEAYAKTARSRPGRGRAATLGVG; encoded by the coding sequence ATGACCCCTGAGGCCTTTTCGACCCTGGCCGGCCGGCTTGGCGCCGCCGTCAAGGTCAAGCCTGTCCTCGACACCATCCAGTTTCGGGTGGGGGCTCGCGGCTTCGCGACGCTCGGCTGGCCCGAGAAAGGCAGGGCGGTGGTCAAGCTCAGCCTCAAGGACCAGGCCGCGGCCCTGGCGCTCAGTGACGCGGTGAGGATCGATCAGAGCCGTCCGCGCAACTCGGGTCTGACCCTGATCTGGCTCGAGCGCATCGACGAGGACGCCATGGCCTATATTCTCACCGCGGCCTTTTCCGAGGCCTACGCCAAGACCGCGCGCTCGCGGCCCGGGCGCGGCCGTGCGGCCACGCTGGGCGTTGGCTGA
- a CDS encoding putative quinol monooxygenase, producing the protein MGSGIKIVAILAAREGRADQLEAMLADLAIASRAEPGNLRWDVWRDQADPTRFVLDELYIDNAAVAAHRASPHFAAYLARIGDLAERSAWVMDPVDLG; encoded by the coding sequence ATGGGCTCGGGGATCAAGATCGTCGCCATCCTGGCCGCGCGCGAGGGACGGGCGGACCAATTGGAGGCGATGCTGGCGGACCTGGCGATCGCCAGTCGGGCCGAGCCGGGCAATCTGCGTTGGGATGTCTGGCGAGACCAGGCCGACCCCACCCGCTTCGTGCTCGACGAGCTCTACATCGATAACGCGGCCGTGGCGGCCCATCGCGCCAGTCCGCATTTCGCGGCTTACCTTGCGCGGATCGGGGATCTGGCCGAACGCAGCGCCTGGGTGATGGATCCGGTCGACCTCGGCTGA
- a CDS encoding excalibur calcium-binding domain-containing protein: MPGLGAADAQAHGGGLNAEGCHTNRKTSDYHCHRGGGAPTARPRAQSLSSRSGAYYPNCAAARAAGVAPLRLGEPGYRRGLDRDGDGVACER; this comes from the coding sequence ATGCCGGGCCTGGGCGCGGCGGATGCGCAGGCTCATGGTGGCGGGTTGAACGCCGAAGGTTGCCACACCAATCGCAAGACCAGCGACTATCACTGCCATCGGGGCGGTGGCGCTCCCACCGCGCGACCTCGCGCACAATCGCTGTCGTCGCGCTCTGGGGCCTATTATCCCAACTGCGCGGCCGCCAGGGCCGCCGGCGTCGCGCCGTTGCGCCTGGGGGAGCCGGGCTACAGGCGTGGTCTTGACCGAGACGGCGACGGCGTCGCCTGCGAGCGATAG
- a CDS encoding DUF3768 domain-containing protein: protein MTGFSTFSEDNDPHGERDFGAFEVGGQRYFWKIDYYDLDLCMASPDPADPAVTRRVLTLMLAEEY, encoded by the coding sequence GTGACGGGCTTTTCGACCTTCAGCGAGGACAACGACCCGCACGGCGAACGCGACTTCGGCGCTTTCGAGGTCGGCGGCCAGCGGTACTTCTGGAAGATCGACTATTACGACCTCGACCTCTGCATGGCCTCGCCCGACCCGGCCGACCCCGCCGTCACCAGGCGGGTCCTGACGCTGATGCTGGCTGAGGAATACTGA
- a CDS encoding PAS domain-containing protein, with translation MTLTPLPNAADGDVAQRLRGGQWNSEGFGPVTAWPNALRQTVEILLAAAFPMFLVWGPERRIIYNDAYRSILGAKHPYALGRSFWDVWPEVRDQIEPVIDQAFAGASSFFEDLQVTLERDGRQASAWFTFSYSPIPAEGVVPGALCVCVETTSAVMERAARQESEHTLLFLDRLTKGTSALPSADAVMRRTAQLVGEHLGVSVCAYADMDEDEDGFTIRGDWAAPGSTSIVGHYQLADFGQLAVANLSRGLPLVINDNLAEIAPHEAATFQAIGIGSTICMPLVREGRLRALMAVHHKGPHIWTDREQALVREVTERSWAFVERVGAQAELRSREEELRRITDAAPLLIAYIDQERRYRFVNQAYQDWFGQPREAIQGRRVEDLLGEAYTLARPHLEAALAGERVTFERRLDYPVAGLRDVQVDYIPRRSPAGEVVGVYAVTADVTKRLEAERALVQSEARLRLATEYAEVGLWDVDEINGLLFWDDRVRAAFGVLPGTPVSMRDFYDGLHPDDLEATSKAYAAAADPLQRAVYDVDYRTISPQDGAVRWVSAKGRGVFDETGRCVRVVGTAIDITERQRLSRQLREESERVQLALEAGAIMGTWVWDVAADRITGDERFAQAFGLSVDDCRSGLPIATAFGSIHPDDVERVREGRQASGRRQVRT, from the coding sequence ATGACGCTGACCCCGCTCCCGAACGCGGCAGACGGTGACGTCGCCCAGCGCCTGCGCGGCGGTCAGTGGAACTCTGAGGGGTTTGGACCTGTCACAGCCTGGCCCAACGCCCTGCGCCAGACCGTGGAGATCCTGCTTGCCGCCGCCTTCCCGATGTTCCTTGTCTGGGGACCGGAGCGACGCATAATCTACAATGACGCCTATCGCTCCATTCTCGGCGCCAAGCACCCCTACGCCCTGGGTCGGTCCTTCTGGGACGTGTGGCCGGAGGTCCGCGATCAGATCGAACCGGTGATCGATCAAGCCTTCGCGGGCGCATCGAGCTTCTTTGAGGATCTTCAAGTCACCTTGGAGCGCGACGGGCGCCAGGCCAGCGCCTGGTTCACGTTTTCCTACAGTCCCATTCCCGCCGAGGGCGTCGTTCCTGGGGCGCTCTGCGTCTGCGTCGAGACGACCTCGGCGGTCATGGAGCGGGCCGCGCGCCAGGAAAGCGAGCACACCCTGCTCTTCCTGGACCGGCTGACCAAGGGCACTTCGGCCCTGCCGAGCGCCGATGCGGTCATGCGGCGCACCGCCCAACTGGTCGGCGAGCACTTGGGCGTCAGCGTTTGCGCCTATGCCGACATGGACGAGGACGAAGACGGCTTCACGATCCGAGGCGACTGGGCCGCGCCTGGATCAACCTCCATCGTCGGCCATTACCAGCTCGCAGACTTTGGCCAATTGGCCGTGGCCAACCTCTCGCGCGGCCTGCCGCTGGTCATCAACGACAATCTAGCCGAGATCGCCCCGCACGAGGCGGCCACCTTCCAGGCCATCGGCATCGGCTCGACGATCTGCATGCCGCTGGTGCGAGAGGGCCGCCTGCGCGCCCTGATGGCCGTGCACCATAAGGGACCGCACATCTGGACCGATCGCGAACAGGCCCTGGTGCGCGAGGTCACCGAACGTTCCTGGGCTTTCGTCGAACGGGTGGGCGCCCAGGCGGAACTTCGCTCGCGCGAAGAGGAGTTGCGCCGCATTACCGATGCCGCGCCGCTGCTCATCGCCTATATTGACCAGGAGCGGCGCTATCGGTTCGTCAACCAGGCCTATCAGGACTGGTTTGGTCAGCCGCGCGAGGCGATCCAAGGCCGCCGGGTCGAAGACCTGCTCGGCGAGGCCTATACGCTGGCGCGGCCGCACCTGGAGGCGGCCCTGGCCGGCGAGCGCGTGACCTTTGAGCGCCGCCTGGACTACCCCGTCGCAGGGTTGCGGGACGTACAGGTCGACTACATCCCCCGCCGATCCCCGGCCGGCGAGGTGGTCGGCGTCTATGCCGTCACCGCCGATGTCACCAAGCGCCTGGAGGCTGAGCGGGCGCTTGTTCAAAGCGAAGCGCGCCTGCGCCTGGCCACCGAGTATGCCGAGGTCGGGCTTTGGGACGTCGACGAAATCAATGGCTTGCTGTTCTGGGATGATCGGGTGCGGGCCGCCTTCGGCGTCTTGCCGGGCACGCCGGTCTCGATGCGAGACTTCTACGACGGGCTGCATCCGGACGATCTCGAAGCCACGTCCAAGGCCTATGCGGCGGCGGCCGATCCGCTGCAGCGTGCGGTCTATGACGTCGATTACCGAACCATCAGCCCACAGGATGGCGCCGTTCGCTGGGTTTCGGCCAAGGGGCGCGGTGTGTTCGACGAGACCGGCCGTTGTGTGCGCGTGGTCGGCACGGCCATCGACATCACCGAGCGGCAGAGACTGAGCCGTCAGTTGCGCGAGGAATCCGAGCGTGTCCAGCTGGCGCTCGAGGCCGGCGCCATTATGGGCACCTGGGTGTGGGACGTGGCCGCCGACAGGATCACGGGCGACGAGCGGTTCGCCCAGGCTTTCGGTCTGTCGGTGGACGACTGCCGGTCGGGCCTGCCCATCGCCACCGCGTTCGGCTCGATCCATCCCGACGATGTCGAGCGTGTGCGCGAGGGAAGACAGGCCTCGGGCCGGCGCCAGGTGAGGACATGA
- a CDS encoding MmcQ/YjbR family DNA-binding protein codes for MQFRVGGKAFATLGWPEAGWAVVKLSARDQARILAEQDAASPEPGRQRRSGVTLLWLEDLEEAALADILAAAWKQAYSGERAPRRGGRPRKEAAAAPSRS; via the coding sequence GTGCAGTTTCGCGTCGGCGGCAAGGCGTTCGCCACCCTCGGGTGGCCGGAGGCGGGGTGGGCGGTGGTCAAGCTTTCGGCGCGCGATCAGGCTCGCATTCTGGCCGAGCAGGACGCGGCGTCGCCCGAGCCTGGACGCCAGCGACGGTCGGGCGTGACGCTGCTTTGGCTGGAGGACCTGGAGGAGGCCGCCCTGGCTGACATTCTCGCTGCGGCTTGGAAGCAGGCCTATAGCGGCGAGCGCGCGCCTCGTCGGGGCGGGCGGCCGCGCAAGGAGGCCGCGGCCGCGCCGTCCCGATCCTGA
- a CDS encoding HU family DNA-binding protein, protein MNTADIAEALAAADDKVTKTQAKALVDGVFKAIAQAAAKGEEVSIPGFGKLKVQDKPARTGRNPATGETIEIAATRKVAFTPAKQLKDAVNG, encoded by the coding sequence ATGAACACCGCCGACATCGCCGAAGCCCTGGCCGCCGCCGACGACAAGGTCACCAAGACCCAGGCCAAGGCCCTGGTCGACGGCGTCTTCAAGGCCATCGCGCAAGCCGCCGCCAAGGGTGAAGAGGTTTCGATCCCCGGCTTTGGCAAACTCAAGGTCCAGGACAAGCCGGCGCGCACCGGCCGCAACCCGGCCACCGGCGAGACCATCGAGATCGCCGCAACCAGGAAGGTCGCCTTCACGCCGGCCAAGCAGCTCAAGGACGCCGTCAACGGCTGA